The Cloeon dipterum chromosome 3, ieCloDipt1.1, whole genome shotgun sequence genome includes a region encoding these proteins:
- the LOC135940300 gene encoding uncharacterized protein LOC135940300 has product MVRNCGIKNCKNNKQNCPDKKFFRIPRIRTNATYEIESLSLKRRLAWIAALGKPPNELTLKKLDNTDICQDHFVSGKPAEIREMTDVDWAPSVNLKIEAPEVKKDLKRKRLSLRSKQQSESVDNDNPMYLHGLDHDFQESCAAEIRRAQETLEIAEKIVTETASGENNENLLDGKRVAMIQRSPALKKKKALIPTETNKEKWDDYFSSNPLKLDMETTSNPE; this is encoded by the exons ATGGTGCGGAACTGTGGCAtcaaaaactgtaaaaacaACAAGCAGAACTGCCCAGACAAGAAGTTTTTCCGGATACCTCGAATTCGTACGAATGCCACATATGAGATCGAATCGCTGTCACTCAAAAGAAGGTTAGCTTGGATCGCGGCGTTAGGGAAGCCCCCTAATGAACTGACTCTGAAGAAATTGGACAACACAGACATATGCCAGGATCATTTCGTTTCAG gAAAACCGGCCGAAATCAGGGAAATGACTGACGTAGATTGGGCCCCATCAGTGAATCTTAAAATCGAAGCGCCTGAAGTGAAAAAGGACTTAAAGAGGAAAAGGCTCTCCTTGCGCAGCAAGCAGCAATCTGAGAGTGTCGACAACGACAATCCAATGTACTTGCACGGCTTGGACCACGACTTCCAGGAGTCTTGCGCAGCGGAAATCAGAAGAGCCCAAGAGACTCTAGAAATcgcagaaaaaattgtgacTGAAACAGCAAGTGGCGAAAACAACGAGAATCTGCTTGATGGAAAACGAGTAGCTATGATTCAGAGGTCGCCGGCgctgaagaagaagaaggccCTCATTCCGACCGAGACGAACAAAGAAAAGTGGGATGATTATTTTAGTAGCAATCCTTTGAAGCTGGACATGGAGACCACTAGCAATCCTGAATAA